One segment of Xanthomonas oryzae pv. oryzae DNA contains the following:
- the vgrG gene encoding type VI secretion system Vgr family protein, with the protein MQAITPKQWIGAPQAKGDTVPLSSADALKAVLEYRGFAGEVSEPAQLPHDRKPAAISTPSGSYKADVLHANSTRYPWALRTHSMSGASAEQALQQRYARMCAASHNGKQGDQRQTYMPMLLGLWDAVGVVHKLNGYRHDVVAAMARYKDERALEFNAMEGIAYWFEHTGAADSATRGTHTLVLSDHNAAFADLGTVRYHRTDVTEQQDSVQQWVQAHRWRATSLSRASWDYRSRSLRPAGAEGTPLGDIGAEDVDTAGPYGWQDSMRGQRRAQQQFDAQQVAAQTIQGQGTWRQLAPGTRFGLSQHAVVAADAQFLCLQVRHQARNNLGAEVFDALEQALGAVAVAGAPLPPALAGLSGGYAPAQDEAAVEFYRNQFTAIPATATYRPQTEDGHGVRLHPKPTVVGTLSAIVVSDGDPVQSDRDHRIKVQFPFQRGADASSALAHPGGEDNAPGSASAWTWVRVMTPWAGDNWGGVVLPRKGQEVLVGFLEGDIDRPVVIGSVYNGRGQDDAAHNQVGGGGAGATGNAPAWFQGNAHGAVFTGFKSQALAQSQDGTGGYQQLRLDDTPGQGRAQLSTTQHASSLTLGHLKGGHDNLREGERGYGADLSTQAYGAVRAGQGLLLSSEPGNTQLAATGALSQLQQGSDLLKRLNDAARTQQAGLPSEPESLPTQDGLKTLQDHLQATHSGSAAGAIGGGAGEVPGWSAPVLLGSGQAGVMSLTPADQVWVSGTQTALLAGSALNWLSQGHLVLAVAGGLVLYTQGSKAAAGSPNQETGIALHAAQGTLSARAHRNTATLAAKTQVRIVSTTADVQLAAPTRHLLATAAGAYIKLDGDDIELGAPGTIAFKGGQQVLTAPQGASMSPVTPSASHKLCEYTARAADFAGAGTMGAA; encoded by the coding sequence ATGCAAGCGATCACGCCCAAGCAATGGATCGGCGCGCCGCAGGCCAAGGGCGATACGGTGCCGCTGTCCAGCGCCGACGCCTTGAAGGCAGTGCTGGAATATCGCGGGTTCGCCGGCGAGGTCAGTGAGCCGGCGCAACTGCCGCACGATCGCAAGCCGGCGGCGATCAGCACGCCCAGCGGCAGCTACAAGGCCGATGTGTTGCACGCCAACAGCACGCGCTACCCCTGGGCGCTGCGCACCCATAGCATGAGCGGCGCTTCGGCCGAGCAGGCGCTGCAGCAACGGTATGCGCGCATGTGTGCGGCCAGCCACAACGGCAAACAGGGCGATCAGCGACAGACCTACATGCCGATGCTGCTGGGCCTGTGGGACGCGGTGGGCGTGGTGCACAAGCTCAACGGCTACCGGCACGACGTGGTCGCGGCAATGGCGCGTTACAAGGACGAGCGGGCGCTGGAATTCAACGCGATGGAAGGCATCGCCTATTGGTTCGAGCACACCGGCGCGGCCGACAGCGCCACGCGCGGCACGCACACGCTGGTGCTGTCGGACCACAACGCCGCCTTCGCCGACCTGGGCACGGTGCGCTACCACCGCACCGACGTCACCGAGCAGCAGGACAGCGTGCAGCAGTGGGTACAGGCACATCGCTGGCGCGCGACCAGTCTGTCGCGGGCCAGCTGGGACTACCGCAGCCGCAGCCTGCGCCCGGCCGGCGCCGAAGGCACGCCGCTGGGCGACATCGGTGCCGAGGACGTGGACACCGCCGGGCCGTACGGCTGGCAGGACAGCATGCGCGGCCAGCGCCGCGCGCAGCAGCAGTTCGATGCGCAGCAGGTGGCGGCGCAGACCATCCAGGGCCAGGGGACCTGGCGCCAGCTGGCGCCGGGCACGCGTTTCGGGCTGAGCCAGCATGCGGTCGTGGCGGCCGATGCGCAGTTCCTGTGCCTGCAGGTGCGGCACCAGGCGCGCAACAATCTGGGCGCGGAGGTGTTCGACGCGCTGGAGCAGGCGCTGGGCGCGGTGGCGGTGGCCGGCGCGCCGCTGCCGCCAGCGCTGGCAGGCCTGAGCGGCGGGTATGCGCCGGCGCAGGATGAGGCGGCGGTAGAGTTCTACCGCAACCAGTTCACCGCCATACCGGCCACCGCGACCTACCGGCCGCAGACCGAGGACGGCCACGGCGTGCGCCTGCATCCCAAGCCCACGGTCGTCGGCACGCTGAGCGCGATCGTGGTCAGCGACGGCGACCCGGTGCAGTCCGACCGCGACCACCGGATCAAGGTGCAGTTCCCGTTCCAGCGCGGGGCCGACGCCAGCAGCGCGCTGGCGCATCCGGGGGGCGAGGACAATGCGCCGGGCAGCGCCTCGGCGTGGACCTGGGTGCGGGTGATGACGCCGTGGGCCGGGGACAACTGGGGCGGCGTGGTGCTGCCGCGCAAGGGCCAGGAAGTGCTGGTGGGGTTCCTGGAAGGGGACATCGACCGGCCGGTGGTGATCGGCAGCGTGTACAACGGGCGCGGCCAGGACGACGCGGCGCACAACCAGGTCGGCGGCGGCGGGGCCGGGGCCACCGGCAATGCGCCGGCGTGGTTCCAGGGCAACGCGCACGGTGCGGTGTTCACCGGGTTCAAGAGCCAGGCGCTGGCGCAGAGCCAGGACGGCACCGGCGGCTACCAGCAGCTGCGGCTGGACGACACGCCCGGCCAGGGCCGCGCGCAGCTGTCGACCACCCAGCACGCCAGCAGCTTGACCCTGGGCCACCTGAAGGGCGGCCACGACAACCTGCGCGAAGGCGAGCGCGGGTACGGGGCGGACCTGTCCACGCAGGCCTACGGCGCGGTGCGCGCCGGCCAGGGCCTGCTGCTGAGCAGCGAGCCGGGCAACACCCAACTGGCCGCCACCGGCGCGCTGAGCCAACTGCAGCAGGGCAGCGACCTGCTCAAGCGCCTCAACGACGCCGCCCGCACCCAGCAGGCGGGCCTACCGAGCGAACCGGAGTCCCTGCCGACCCAGGACGGCCTGAAGACCTTGCAGGACCACCTGCAGGCCACCCACAGCGGCAGCGCGGCCGGCGCGATCGGCGGTGGCGCCGGCGAGGTGCCAGGCTGGAGCGCCCCAGTGCTGCTGGGCAGCGGCCAGGCCGGCGTGATGAGCCTGACCCCCGCCGACCAGGTGTGGGTGTCGGGCACCCAGACCGCGCTGCTGGCCGGCAGCGCACTGAACTGGCTGAGCCAGGGCCACCTGGTGCTGGCGGTGGCCGGCGGGCTGGTGCTGTACACCCAGGGCAGCAAGGCCGCCGCCGGCAGCCCGAATCAGGAAACCGGCATCGCCCTGCACGCCGCGCAAGGCACGCTCAGCGCCCGCGCGCACAGGAACACCGCCACCCTGGCCGCCAAGACCCAGGTGCGCATCGTCAGCACCACCGCCGACGTCCAGCTCGCCGCCCCGACCAGGCACCTGCTGGCCACCGCGGCCGGCGCCTACATCAAGCTGGACGGCGACGACATCGAACTGGGCGCGCCGGGGACGATCGCGTTCAAGGGCGGGCAGCAGGTGTTGACGGCGCCGCAGGGGGCATCCATGAGCCCCGTGACGCCATCCGCCAGCCACAAGCTGTGTGAATACACCGCCCGCGCGGCAGATTTCGCCGGTGCAGGGACGATGGGGGCCGCCTGA
- a CDS encoding putative type VI secretion system effector: protein MLMPHDHDMHARVLSGTISNVRVNDTTAEIFFRSSDSEGMAATGVVAAAMGLSGAAAGMAGMSMDEMKEPVCQVNFDIDGRHVEALLWNWPFKDGDEVEVVVEPREGGGYTGFAVLDPNEKIIVLYPHVSAGGKAHWRNVIRISAILIGVVNFLIWAFLLAAYILVKEIEFKAVVIGSLGGGFLMLAILGLISYNIGRRFNPFIDMAEPIFTLLGWKDVKNINLRKITKEKKKPTDPPAMGDSYFRY from the coding sequence ATGCTAATGCCGCATGATCACGATATGCACGCACGGGTACTTAGTGGAACTATTAGCAATGTAAGAGTAAACGATACGACTGCTGAAATTTTTTTTCGCTCAAGCGACAGCGAGGGAATGGCTGCAACCGGTGTGGTAGCAGCTGCAATGGGTTTGAGTGGCGCTGCAGCTGGTATGGCTGGCATGTCGATGGACGAAATGAAAGAGCCGGTATGTCAAGTAAATTTTGACATTGACGGAAGGCACGTAGAAGCATTGCTTTGGAACTGGCCTTTCAAAGATGGTGATGAAGTTGAAGTAGTGGTAGAGCCTAGAGAGGGCGGAGGTTATACTGGATTCGCTGTGCTTGATCCTAATGAGAAAATCATCGTCCTATACCCCCATGTTTCAGCCGGCGGAAAAGCACATTGGCGGAATGTGATAAGAATTTCCGCAATTTTAATTGGCGTGGTGAATTTTTTAATATGGGCTTTTCTTTTGGCGGCTTACATCCTCGTTAAGGAAATTGAGTTTAAAGCCGTTGTTATTGGGTCGCTCGGCGGCGGCTTTTTAATGCTTGCTATCCTTGGGTTGATTAGCTACAACATCGGTCGCCGCTTTAATCCATTTATTGATATGGCTGAGCCAATTTTCACGTTGCTGGGCTGGAAAGACGTTAAGAACATCAATCTTCGAAAAATCACCAAGGAAAAGAAGAAACCAACTGACCCGCCTGCAATGGGCGACAGCTACTTCCGCTACTAA
- a CDS encoding IS5 family transposase (programmed frameshift), with protein sequence MEITPAQFALIEHCLPLQRGNVSMTNLQVVNALLYVAEHGCKWRGLPERFGNWHTVYTRINRWAKSGVLDRMFAQLQTCQIVRIKIEAVSLDSTSIKVHPDGTGAFKKNGPQSIGKSRGGWNTKIHMVAADARTAITFGLTPGNAHDAPAGRALLEHLGPVERPVHLLMDRAYEGNATRQLALDLGFVPVVPPKSNRVDPWEYDKEMYKRRNEVERLFRRLKGYRRIFTRFEKLDVMFLGFLSFVLVVDGLRMC encoded by the exons ATGGAGATCACGCCAGCACAATTTGCACTCATCGAGCATTGCCTACCTTTGCAACGCGGCAATGTCAGCATGACCAACCTGCAGGTAGTCAACGCCCTTCTTTACGTCGCAGAGCATGGCTGCAAATGGCGCGGTCTGCCCGAGCGCTTTGGCAACTGGCATACGGTGTACACGCGCATTAACCGTTGGGCCAAGTCCGGTGTGCTGGACCGGATGTTCGCCCAATTGCAGACCTGCCAGATCGTGCGCATCAAAATCGAAGCGGTCTCGCTGGACTCCACCAGCATCAAGGTGCATCCGGATGGCACTGGCGCAT TTAAAAAAAACGGCCCACAATCCATCGGGAAATCGCGCGGCGGATGGAACACCAAAATTCATATGGTTGCCGCAGATGCTCGAACAGCCATCACGTTCGGATTGACGCCTGGCAACGCACATGACGCACCCGCAGGCCGCGCGTTGCTTGAACACCTGGGGCCAGTGGAGCGGCCGGTTCATCTGCTGATGGATCGCGCTTACGAAGGCAATGCAACCCGCCAGTTGGCGCTCGATCTTGGCTTCGTGCCGGTGGTTCCACCCAAGTCCAATCGGGTCGATCCTTGGGAGTACGACAAGGAAATGTACAAGCGGCGCAACGAAGTGGAGAGGCTGTTCCGTCGCTTGAAGGGCTACCGACGGATTTTCACGCGCTTCGAGAAGCTGGATGTCATGTTCCTTGGCTTCCTCAGCTTCGTTCTGGTCGTTGATGGGCTTCGGATGTGTTAA
- a CDS encoding T6SS effector BTH_I2691 family protein, which translates to MTQNDTSTPCEVCNGTGLAILPVRYTVVPASCPGAGLGPFPKGRGSKEDVSAAGYDYAVRTLRQGMLYLFYEQSGPYGSRQWEAYAVAENGTLWRQVSGYAARRIAGGGVPSCSRPVHNAKRMELITLRYPHLCGTVWVMFSEHLLTPATLKRYAADATLRAERMQPITPKQWIGAPQAKGDTVPLSSAEDLKVALEYRGFAGEISEPAQLPHDRKPAAISTSSGGYKADVLHANSTRYPWALSTHSMSGASAEQALQQRYARMCAASHNGKQGDQRQTYMPMLLGLWDAVGVVHELNGYRHDVVAAMARYKDERALEFNAMEHIEQIDTLLQRNAAVLSDQYAQASRARMEELEQEQAGGNALTQSGMDALRTHGIASSNEGTWDGLSKALLPVYQRQARETWEQTYRPRIDAAAYTAFKANAQRFGQAAMELLTQRTQVLGAWLSNPLFLVTLEDYDGTSPSCGVRFEEVITHAIEGLGMDPDGRRLLQDLAGNLDVTSRSCLLWRVVAQNQDEAREELKQTLSEADQQKNMVLSAAGAGWSVFVTTSKTLKKFLSVYKGFETAQKQAAPLTATDRILRESGVDRFVTTAGAFLLNRFPLNGVQDKVGNALVRFVLMTRALLDEAEVSELISQEASTGVAVRSYFMERVEHYRSQTLTNGTPMLYALRDVERHKGTDLMRERWEQASQSSRNAVRLASLTGVLELVNFINLLSKADKQARDYGSLVASGAALVSVYSSMAEKLSKEFFGDASRSMSRMKAIGGWLGGFGTYIGVFYDVGDAVRFASEKSYGLLIISIAKTGTGTLVGSAQFLTALAYSAPALERAIGRKGIVIWLDSLKAGLQAAAAREGERILAKASMRRIGAGILRLGGWQVTVALIALDILIYAIEPDALEKWCESNRFGKVQEGWILGFGTSSPRYKTLKEQDEAFEKSIGEVTSRPA; encoded by the coding sequence ATGACACAGAACGACACCTCAACGCCGTGCGAGGTCTGCAACGGCACCGGCCTGGCCATCCTGCCGGTGCGCTACACCGTGGTGCCGGCGTCCTGTCCAGGCGCCGGCCTGGGGCCGTTCCCCAAGGGGCGTGGCAGCAAGGAAGACGTCTCGGCCGCCGGCTACGACTACGCCGTGCGCACCTTGCGCCAGGGCATGCTGTATCTGTTCTACGAACAGTCCGGCCCATACGGTTCCAGGCAATGGGAAGCCTATGCGGTGGCCGAAAACGGCACGTTGTGGCGGCAGGTTTCCGGATACGCAGCGCGGCGCATTGCCGGTGGTGGCGTGCCGTCCTGCTCGCGCCCGGTGCACAACGCCAAGCGCATGGAGTTAATCACCCTGCGCTACCCGCATCTGTGCGGCACGGTGTGGGTGATGTTTTCCGAGCATCTGTTGACGCCTGCCACCCTCAAACGCTACGCCGCCGACGCCACGCTGCGCGCCGAGCGCATGCAACCGATCACGCCCAAGCAGTGGATCGGCGCGCCGCAGGCCAAGGGCGATACGGTGCCGCTGTCCAGCGCCGAGGATCTGAAGGTGGCGCTGGAGTATCGCGGCTTTGCCGGCGAGATCAGCGAGCCGGCGCAGCTGCCGCACGATCGCAAGCCGGCGGCGATCAGCACGTCCAGCGGCGGCTACAAGGCCGATGTGTTGCACGCCAACAGCACGCGCTACCCCTGGGCGCTGAGCACCCATAGCATGAGCGGCGCTTCGGCCGAGCAGGCGCTGCAGCAACGCTATGCGCGCATGTGTGCGGCCAGCCACAACGGCAAACAGGGCGATCAGCGACAGACCTACATGCCGATGCTGCTGGGCCTGTGGGACGCGGTGGGCGTGGTGCACGAGCTCAACGGCTACCGGCACGACGTGGTCGCGGCGATGGCGCGTTACAAGGACGAGCGCGCGCTGGAATTCAACGCGATGGAGCACATCGAGCAGATCGATACGCTGCTGCAGCGCAATGCGGCGGTGCTGTCGGATCAGTATGCCCAGGCCAGTCGCGCGCGCATGGAAGAGCTGGAGCAGGAGCAAGCCGGCGGCAACGCGCTCACCCAATCGGGCATGGACGCGCTGCGCACACACGGGATCGCCTCCTCCAACGAGGGCACGTGGGACGGGCTGTCCAAGGCGCTGCTGCCGGTGTACCAGCGCCAGGCGCGGGAGACGTGGGAGCAGACGTATCGGCCACGGATCGACGCGGCCGCGTACACGGCGTTCAAGGCCAACGCGCAGCGGTTCGGTCAGGCGGCGATGGAGTTGCTGACGCAGCGCACGCAGGTGCTGGGCGCATGGCTGTCCAACCCGCTGTTCCTGGTCACGCTGGAGGACTACGACGGCACCTCGCCATCGTGCGGGGTGCGCTTCGAGGAGGTCATCACCCATGCGATCGAAGGGCTGGGCATGGACCCGGACGGTCGCCGGCTCCTGCAGGACCTGGCGGGCAATCTGGATGTGACAAGCCGCAGCTGCCTGCTGTGGCGTGTGGTGGCGCAGAACCAGGATGAAGCCAGGGAGGAGCTGAAGCAGACGCTGAGCGAGGCAGATCAGCAAAAGAACATGGTCCTGTCGGCGGCCGGTGCCGGTTGGAGTGTGTTTGTCACGACGAGCAAGACGCTGAAGAAGTTCTTGAGCGTCTACAAGGGCTTCGAAACAGCGCAAAAGCAGGCAGCCCCGCTCACCGCCACGGACCGGATCTTGCGCGAAAGCGGCGTGGACCGGTTCGTGACCACGGCCGGTGCGTTCCTGCTCAATCGTTTCCCGCTCAACGGCGTGCAGGACAAGGTGGGCAATGCGCTGGTGCGCTTCGTGCTGATGACGCGCGCGCTCTTGGACGAGGCCGAGGTCTCCGAGCTGATCAGCCAGGAGGCCAGCACGGGCGTTGCCGTGCGCAGCTATTTCATGGAGCGGGTGGAGCATTACCGCAGTCAGACGCTGACCAACGGCACGCCGATGCTGTACGCCCTGCGCGACGTGGAACGGCACAAGGGCACGGACCTGATGCGCGAACGCTGGGAGCAGGCCAGTCAGAGCAGCCGCAACGCGGTGCGATTGGCCTCGCTGACCGGCGTACTGGAGCTGGTGAACTTCATCAACCTGCTGAGCAAAGCAGACAAGCAGGCGCGCGACTACGGCAGTCTGGTGGCCTCGGGCGCAGCGCTGGTGTCGGTGTACAGCAGCATGGCCGAGAAGTTGAGCAAGGAATTCTTCGGCGACGCCAGCCGCAGCATGTCCAGGATGAAGGCGATTGGTGGATGGCTGGGTGGGTTTGGTACGTATATTGGGGTTTTTTATGATGTTGGCGACGCTGTGCGCTTTGCCTCCGAAAAAAGTTATGGGCTGTTGATTATCTCGATAGCAAAAACAGGTACAGGCACTCTGGTAGGAAGTGCACAATTCTTGACTGCTCTAGCCTATTCAGCGCCTGCCCTTGAGAGGGCCATTGGTCGAAAAGGTATCGTAATTTGGCTCGACTCATTGAAAGCTGGCTTACAGGCGGCAGCTGCCAGGGAGGGGGAGCGGATATTAGCCAAAGCATCAATGAGGCGCATAGGCGCCGGAATATTGAGACTTGGTGGATGGCAGGTCACTGTCGCTTTGATCGCTCTTGATATTTTGATATATGCGATAGAGCCAGATGCTTTAGAAAAATGGTGTGAAAGCAATCGATTCGGAAAAGTGCAAGAAGGATGGATTTTAGGTTTTGGCACGAGTAGTCCGAGATATAAAACGTTAAAGGAGCAGGACGAAGCTTTTGAAAAATCCATCGGCGAAGTAACTTCCCGTCCCGCTTAG
- the mutS gene encoding DNA mismatch repair protein MutS, whose amino-acid sequence MKQFFAAKSDYPDLLLFFRMGDFYELFYDDARKAARLLDITLTQRGSSGGAPIPMAGVPVHAYEGYLARLVALGESVAICEQIGDPALAKGLVERKVVRIVTPGTVTDEALLDERRDTLLMAISRSKQGYGLAWADLAGGRFLVNEVDTVDALEAEIARLEPAELLVPDEDHWPEFLRGRIGVRRRPPWLFDADSGRRQLLAFFKLHDLSGFGIDDKPSATAAAGALLGYVEETQKQRLPHLTSIATEVASEAISMNAATRRHLELDTRVDGDTRNTLLGVLDSTVTPMGGRLLRRWLHRPLRLRDVLVQRHHAVGNLIDAGADADLREAFRALGDLERILTRVALRSARPRDFSTLRDGLALLPKVRTILAPLDSPRLQTLHAELGEHDATAHLLISAVAETPPLKLSDGGVIASGYDAELDELRRLSTNADQFLIDLEQRERASSGIATLKVGYNRVHGYYIEISKGQAEKAPLHYSRRQTLTNAERYITEELKTFEDKVLSARERSLSREKLLYEGLLDTLGTELEGLKRCAGALSELDVLAGFAERAQALDWSQPELDSAPCLRIERGRHPVVEAVRDHPFEPNDLDLHSDRRMLVITGPNMGGKSTYMRQNALIVLLAHIGSYVPASRAVIGPIDRILTRIGAGDDLARGQSTFMVEMAETSYILHHATPQSLVLMDEIGRGTSTYDGLALADAVARHLAHTNRCYTLFATHYFELTALADESHDGGASGIANVHLDAVEHGERLVFMHAVKDGPANRSFGLQVAALAGLPKAAVTQARRRLVELEQRGGESHSAQMAPTALDAPQQFGLFTAPSSAAQEALQALDPDELTPKQALEALYRLKALL is encoded by the coding sequence ATGAAGCAATTCTTCGCAGCCAAATCGGACTACCCCGATCTGCTGCTGTTCTTCCGCATGGGCGATTTCTACGAGTTGTTCTACGACGACGCGCGCAAGGCGGCGCGGCTGCTCGACATCACCCTGACCCAGCGCGGCAGCTCCGGCGGTGCCCCAATTCCCATGGCCGGGGTGCCGGTGCATGCGTATGAAGGCTACCTGGCACGCTTGGTGGCACTGGGCGAGTCGGTGGCGATCTGCGAGCAGATCGGCGATCCGGCGCTGGCCAAGGGGCTGGTCGAGCGCAAGGTGGTGCGCATCGTCACGCCAGGCACGGTCACCGACGAGGCGCTGCTGGACGAGCGCCGCGACACGCTGTTGATGGCGATTTCGCGCAGCAAACAAGGTTACGGCCTGGCCTGGGCCGATCTGGCCGGTGGACGCTTTTTGGTCAACGAAGTGGACACCGTGGATGCGCTGGAAGCGGAGATCGCGCGCCTGGAACCTGCCGAGCTGTTGGTGCCCGACGAAGACCACTGGCCTGAATTCCTGCGCGGGCGCATTGGCGTGCGGCGTCGGCCGCCGTGGTTGTTCGATGCCGACAGCGGGCGCCGTCAGCTGCTGGCGTTCTTCAAACTGCACGATCTGTCCGGCTTCGGCATCGACGACAAACCCTCCGCCACGGCCGCCGCCGGCGCGCTGCTGGGCTATGTCGAAGAAACCCAGAAACAGCGCCTGCCGCATCTGACCTCAATCGCGACGGAAGTGGCCAGCGAGGCGATCTCGATGAACGCGGCCACGCGCCGGCATCTGGAGCTGGACACGCGTGTGGATGGCGACACCCGCAACACCTTGCTCGGTGTGCTGGACAGCACGGTCACGCCGATGGGCGGGCGTTTGCTGCGGCGTTGGCTGCACCGTCCGCTGCGCCTGCGCGATGTGCTGGTGCAGCGCCATCATGCGGTCGGCAACTTGATCGATGCCGGTGCCGATGCAGACCTGCGCGAAGCCTTCCGTGCGCTCGGCGATCTGGAACGCATCCTCACCCGCGTGGCGCTGCGCTCGGCGCGGCCGCGCGATTTTTCCACCTTGCGAGATGGCCTGGCGCTGTTGCCGAAGGTGCGCACGATCCTGGCACCACTGGATTCGCCGCGCCTGCAGACGCTGCACGCCGAACTCGGCGAGCACGATGCCACTGCGCATCTGTTGATCAGCGCAGTGGCCGAAACACCGCCGCTCAAGCTCAGCGATGGCGGCGTCATCGCCAGCGGTTACGACGCCGAACTGGATGAGCTGCGCCGCCTCTCCACCAATGCCGATCAATTCCTGATCGACCTGGAACAACGCGAGCGCGCCAGCAGCGGCATCGCCACGCTCAAGGTCGGCTACAACCGCGTGCACGGCTACTACATCGAGATCAGCAAGGGCCAGGCCGAAAAAGCGCCGCTGCACTATAGCCGGCGGCAGACGTTGACCAACGCCGAGCGCTACATCACCGAAGAACTCAAGACGTTCGAAGACAAGGTGCTGTCCGCGCGCGAGCGTTCGCTATCGCGCGAAAAATTGCTGTACGAAGGCCTGCTCGACACGCTTGGCACCGAGCTGGAAGGCCTCAAGCGCTGCGCCGGCGCACTCAGCGAACTGGATGTCTTGGCCGGCTTTGCCGAACGCGCGCAGGCGCTGGATTGGTCGCAGCCAGAGCTGGATAGCGCACCCTGTCTGCGTATCGAACGCGGCCGTCACCCGGTGGTGGAAGCGGTGCGCGACCACCCGTTCGAGCCCAACGATCTGGACCTGCACAGCGACCGCCGCATGCTGGTGATCACCGGCCCGAACATGGGCGGCAAGTCGACCTACATGCGCCAAAACGCGTTGATCGTGTTGTTGGCGCATATCGGCAGCTACGTGCCGGCCAGCCGGGCGGTGATCGGGCCAATCGACCGCATCCTCACCCGCATCGGCGCTGGCGACGACCTGGCGCGCGGGCAATCCACCTTCATGGTGGAAATGGCCGAAACCAGCTACATCCTGCATCACGCCACGCCGCAATCGCTGGTGCTGATGGACGAGATCGGCCGTGGCACCTCCACCTACGATGGTCTGGCCTTGGCCGATGCGGTCGCACGTCATCTGGCGCACACCAATCGCTGCTACACGCTGTTTGCCACGCATTATTTCGAGCTCACTGCGCTCGCCGACGAATCGCATGACGGTGGCGCCAGTGGCATCGCCAATGTGCATCTGGACGCGGTCGAACACGGCGAGCGCCTGGTGTTCATGCACGCAGTGAAAGATGGCCCGGCCAATCGCAGTTTCGGTCTGCAAGTGGCTGCGCTGGCCGGCCTGCCCAAGGCCGCGGTGACGCAGGCGCGGCGACGCTTGGTGGAGTTGGAACAACGCGGCGGCGAAAGCCACAGCGCGCAGATGGCGCCCACCGCGCTGGATGCGCCGCAACAGTTCGGGCTGTTCACCGCACCCTCCTCCGCTGCGCAGGAAGCGTTGCAGGCGCTGGATCCGGACGAGCTCACGCCCAAGCAGGCGCTGGAAGCGCTGTATCGGTTGAAGGCATTGCTTTGA
- a CDS encoding IS30-like element IS1112a family transposase — MSSSRLDLSERYRLHALHETGMSMRAIADALERAPSTISRELRRNQHAARYRPDHAQRISEHRRTQASRRPRIDAERIGQIEDLLREDFSPEQIAGRTGLASHEWIYRHIYADQKRGGQLFMHLRKRRRKRRRRGMRDGRGQLTHRRSWTQRPSVVEQRSRIGDWELDTIRASHGKGVVVSMTERRSRLHLLAYSPDGTAENVRNAIVQRLGGLRHTVHTLTADNGKEFADHRLIAACLQSDFYFADPYCAWQRGSNENANGLTRQYLPRQTDFSTITNAHLRWIEQRLYNRPRKILGFKTPLEVFSEEVLNSVANQS; from the coding sequence ATGTCCTCCAGCCGCCTGGACCTGTCGGAACGATACCGCCTACATGCGCTACATGAAACCGGGATGTCGATGCGCGCCATCGCCGATGCATTGGAGCGTGCGCCCAGCACGATCAGCCGCGAACTGCGCCGTAATCAGCACGCTGCGCGGTACCGGCCCGATCACGCGCAGCGCATCAGCGAGCATCGGCGCACACAGGCCAGCCGGCGTCCACGCATCGACGCTGAGCGTATCGGCCAGATCGAGGACCTGCTGAGGGAGGACTTCAGTCCCGAACAGATTGCCGGTCGCACCGGCTTGGCCAGTCACGAATGGATCTATCGGCACATCTACGCCGATCAGAAGCGCGGTGGTCAATTGTTCATGCATCTACGCAAACGCCGCCGCAAGCGCCGTCGGCGTGGCATGCGCGATGGCCGCGGGCAGCTGACGCATCGGCGCAGCTGGACACAGCGCCCCAGTGTGGTTGAGCAGCGCAGCCGCATCGGCGACTGGGAGCTGGATACCATCAGGGCCTCGCACGGAAAGGGTGTGGTGGTCAGCATGACCGAACGCCGCAGTCGTCTGCATCTGCTGGCTTACTCCCCCGACGGCACCGCCGAGAACGTGCGCAACGCCATTGTCCAGCGACTGGGCGGCCTGCGCCATACAGTTCACACGCTCACCGCCGACAACGGCAAGGAGTTCGCCGATCATCGGCTCATTGCCGCCTGCTTGCAGAGCGATTTCTATTTCGCAGATCCGTACTGCGCATGGCAGCGCGGCAGCAACGAGAATGCCAACGGGTTGACACGCCAATACTTGCCACGACAGACCGATTTCAGCACCATCACCAATGCGCACCTGCGATGGATCGAGCAGCGGCTCTACAATCGTCCGCGCAAGATACTTGGATTCAAAACGCCCCTCGAAGTCTTCTCCGAGGAGGTCCTCAACAGCGTTGCGAATCAGAGTTGA